One Microbacterium trichothecenolyticum DNA window includes the following coding sequences:
- a CDS encoding phosphoribosyltransferase — translation MTDERERLTWDDFGRASRDISRAIVADGFQPEVVVAIARGGLLPGGAIAYGLGAKNCGALNVEFYTGVGTVLDAPEVLPPALDLSYLSGRRVLLVDDVADSGRTLDLAVKLLGRHGADVRSAVIYTKPSTIITPDYSWKNTDQWIDFPWSFQGSVVEEDAA, via the coding sequence GTGACGGACGAGCGCGAGCGGCTGACCTGGGACGACTTCGGGAGGGCGTCGCGCGACATCTCGCGCGCGATCGTCGCCGACGGTTTCCAGCCCGAGGTGGTCGTCGCCATCGCCCGCGGAGGGCTCCTGCCCGGCGGAGCGATCGCGTATGGCCTGGGCGCGAAGAACTGCGGCGCGCTGAACGTGGAGTTCTACACCGGTGTCGGCACCGTGCTCGACGCCCCCGAAGTGCTGCCCCCGGCCCTCGATCTGTCGTACCTGAGCGGGCGTCGCGTGCTGCTCGTCGACGATGTCGCCGACAGCGGACGCACCCTCGACCTCGCCGTCAAGCTCCTCGGCCGCCACGGCGCGGACGTGCGCTCGGCGGTCATCTACACGAAGCCGTCGACCATCATCACGCCCGACTACTCGTGGAAGAACACGGATCAGTGGATCGACTTCCCCTGGTCGTTCCAGGGGTCGGTCGTCGAAGAAGACGCGGCGTGA